The Thermocrinis ruber genomic sequence AACGGGGGAGGCAAGCAGTTCCTAATGTACCGTGTGGAGTTGAAAGTAGCTAAACCCTCCTTAAAACGATAATTCATCACTCGTTCCTAATGTACCGTGTGGAGTTGAAAGCTATTTTTCGTAGTCTTTGCTCCGGCTACCCTACCCGTAATGTTCCTAATGTACCGTGTGGAGTTGAAAGAGCATAGAACCATCTTTGCACCTTCAAGCCTGCAGTTTGTTCCTAATGTACCGTGTGGAGTTGAAAGTCAGGTTCGTAAGTGTTCCTTCTGCTGCTTCAAGCACGTGTTCCTAATGTACCGTGTGGAGTTGAAAGTCAACCTGAACAGTGTGCCCCGTGTTTGCTAAGGTTATTGTGGTTCCTAATGTACCGTGTGGAGTTGAAAGTAAGTAGCAAAAACGCCAAAGTCTATAACATCAACGAGTTCCTAATGTACCGTGTGGAGTTGAAAGGTTATTTGGTGATGGGTGGAGCGTGATTATCCTTTTCCAGCCACCTGTGGGTATGCGGTTTTTGATATGATTTTTCAAATGCGAGTCAAAAAGGAGCTTTGGAGGAGCTACCATTGGCAAATTCAAAATAGAGTTAAAACTCAGGAGGAGCTTGAAAGGTTCTTAAGGCTTTTGCCAGAGGAAATTGAGGGCATAAAAAGAACGCAGGGAATATATCCTATGGCTATAACTCCCTACTATCTTTCTTTGATTGACCCCCAAGATCCGCAGGACCCAATAAGGCTTCAGGCTATCCCAAGGGCGGTGGAGGTGGATGAAAGGGTTCAGTGTCATGGAGAGCCCGATGCCCTAAGGGAGGAGGGAGAGATCCCCGGGCTTACCCACCGATACCCCGACAGGGTCTTGGTGCAAACTACCACCTTTTGTGCAGTCTATTGCAGACACTGTATGAGAAAGAGAATATTCTCTCAGGGAGAAAGAGCTATAAGCGTAGAGCAGATAAAACAAATCACCCAATACATAAAGGCACATCCAGAGATTAGAGAAGTGCTACTCTCTGGCGGAGATCCTTTGACCTTAAGCTACGAAAAGCTTGAACTACTACTTTCAGAAATCAGAAAAATCCCCCATGTGGAGA encodes the following:
- a CDS encoding KamA family radical SAM protein: MRVKKELWRSYHWQIQNRVKTQEELERFLRLLPEEIEGIKRTQGIYPMAITPYYLSLIDPQDPQDPIRLQAIPRAVEVDERVQCHGEPDALREEGEIPGLTHRYPDRVLVQTTTFCAVYCRHCMRKRIFSQGERAISVEQIKQITQYIKAHPEIREVLLSGGDPLTLSYEKLELLLSEIRKIPHVEIIRIGTRLPVLAPQRFFDQKLLDILEKYSPIWISTHFNHPKEITPEAQEAVENILRRGIPVLNQTVLLKGVNDDPQTMLELMRSLIRIKVKPQYLFHCDPIKGAVHFRTTVEKGLEIMDYLRGRISGYAIPTYAIDLPGGKGKVPLLPQYLLAKEGTRHVFRSWQGELVEYDIQEF